From the genome of Methanobrevibacter smithii ATCC 35061, one region includes:
- a CDS encoding DUF7839 domain-containing protein: MKAFKKRGALTHFQILSEISKQNPHLKQKDLAETLGITIQAVSENIKTLIEQEYITSKDGRSPYKITQKGIDKVKRDAISLRKYSDSVLETMNHYKTVWPAIAKEDLKKDEIVGLYMDSGVLYAHKKEEDATGVVLGDAAKGCDVALSNLTGLIDMTIGEAVVINLPTIKEGGSDKVNLELIKSVYEQGTTTGKKIDRVAIAGTVSRAVANMLNLPVTIEYAAPQATANAARKGLNVLALCVGDMTKAFTRELEEQKIKFDIIDGGK; this comes from the coding sequence ATGAAAGCATTTAAAAAAAGAGGTGCCTTAACACATTTTCAAATTTTAAGTGAAATCTCAAAGCAAAACCCACATCTCAAACAAAAGGATTTGGCTGAAACTTTAGGTATCACCATTCAGGCTGTTTCAGAAAATATTAAGACACTTATTGAACAAGAGTATATAACATCTAAAGATGGCAGATCACCATATAAAATTACTCAAAAAGGTATTGACAAAGTTAAAAGAGATGCTATTTCTCTTAGAAAATACTCTGATTCTGTTTTGGAAACCATGAATCATTATAAAACTGTTTGGCCGGCTATTGCAAAAGAAGATCTTAAAAAAGATGAAATTGTTGGTCTTTATATGGACTCTGGTGTTTTATATGCTCATAAAAAAGAAGAAGATGCAACTGGTGTTGTTTTAGGAGATGCTGCAAAAGGCTGTGATGTGGCATTAAGTAATCTTACCGGTTTAATCGACATGACCATTGGAGAAGCTGTTGTTATTAATTTGCCTACCATTAAAGAAGGTGGATCCGATAAAGTTAACCTGGAATTAATTAAAAGTGTTTATGAACAGGGAACAACTACAGGTAAAAAAATAGACAGAGTAGCTATTGCAGGAACTGTTTCCAGAGCAGTAGCCAATATGTTAAATCTCCCGGTTACCATTGAATATGCCGCTCCTCAAGCTACAGCTAATGCTGCCCGTAAAGGATTAAACGTTTTGGCATTATGTGTCGGAGATATGACCAAAGCTTTTACCCGTGAACTTGAAGAACAAAAAATAAAATTCGATATTATTGATGGTGGAAAATAA
- a CDS encoding CRISPR-associated protein Cas4 — MENKIITDLNKNLDIKYHPNIKGVQIIEGKNNFPISWLNQQGYCEYQLYLQYFQGVKVGETPAMTTGTKVHNQLEEKFQESATPATFDEVLEFSKTEKTVTREMFVISPEYGIRGFIDEIWMTPDEFVIIDDKPGNQAYGSTINQVRAYCLAFKNMINDKRKIVGALRQRGTDNIFWSEEFDEDAQKSIKFLIDRMDGLFKGEKPFIKTKNPNKCKSCRFQSYCIHD, encoded by the coding sequence ATGGAAAACAAAATTATCACTGATTTAAACAAAAATCTGGACATTAAATACCATCCAAATATTAAAGGTGTCCAAATTATAGAAGGTAAAAACAATTTCCCCATTAGCTGGTTAAATCAACAGGGATATTGTGAGTATCAGCTATATCTGCAGTACTTCCAGGGAGTAAAAGTAGGAGAAACCCCGGCCATGACTACAGGAACCAAAGTGCACAACCAGCTGGAAGAGAAGTTTCAGGAAAGTGCAACACCTGCAACCTTTGACGAAGTACTTGAATTTTCAAAAACTGAAAAAACAGTAACCAGAGAAATGTTTGTAATTTCGCCGGAATATGGAATCAGAGGATTTATAGATGAAATATGGATGACTCCTGATGAATTTGTAATAATTGATGACAAACCCGGAAACCAAGCATACGGCTCAACAATAAACCAGGTCAGAGCATATTGTCTTGCATTTAAAAATATGATTAATGACAAAAGAAAAATTGTAGGTGCCCTAAGACAAAGAGGAACTGACAACATATTCTGGAGTGAAGAATTTGACGAAGATGCTCAAAAATCAATTAAATTCCTGATTGACAGAATGGACGGATTGTTCAAAGGAGAAAAACCATTTATAAAAACAAAAAATCCCAACAAATGCAAAAGCTGCAGATTCCAAAGCTACTGTATACACGATTAA
- a CDS encoding thermonuclease family protein: MDNEVAAAPSQGTLNIEDSKTHEVRSVHYEASGKCYKVVDGDTIWVEGIGKIRFVQVNTPERGEPGYHEAKDYVKEKCLGKTVYLDIDDKKHYDKYNRTLAIVYTENLDINRELLNENLAEIMYIPPSEFAKGTV; this comes from the coding sequence ATGGATAATGAAGTGGCAGCTGCACCTTCACAAGGAACACTTAATATTGAGGATTCTAAAACTCATGAAGTACGAAGCGTACACTATGAAGCTAGCGGGAAATGTTACAAAGTCGTAGACGGAGATACAATCTGGGTAGAAGGTATTGGAAAAATCAGATTTGTACAGGTAAACACTCCTGAAAGAGGAGAACCAGGATACCACGAAGCAAAAGACTATGTTAAAGAAAAATGCCTTGGAAAAACAGTTTACTTAGACATTGATGATAAAAAACACTACGACAAATACAACAGAACATTAGCTATTGTTTATACTGAAAATTTGGATATAAACAGAGAATTATTAAATGAAAACCTTGCAGAAATTATGTACATACCTCCAAGCGAGTTCGCTAAAGGCACTGTATAA
- the glf gene encoding UDP-galactopyranose mutase, which yields MKYVIVGAGLSGLTIAERIANQLNEEVLIIEKRNHIGGNIYDFYEDGILIQKYGPHIFHTNEKIVYEYLSEFTEWLDYEHHVLSNVGGKLVPMPICIDTLNALYGLDLDEESMKKWIEEHKEDIDEIKSSEDVVLKNAGRDIYNKLFKNYTQKQWGTSAANLDPSVISRIPFRFNHDTRYFEDTYQGMPKEGFTKMCEKMIDNDKIKVVLNTDYKDYLKDIEYDTLIYTGPIDYFYNYKYGELLYRCLNFVYEVLDEDSYQEVGVVNYPNHPYFTRITEFKKLTMQDVEGKTAIMKEYPGFNGELCYPYPTQEYLDKFQQYKKEMDNEENVIFAGRLAQYKYYNMDLVVKNALEIFETQIKKNH from the coding sequence ATGAAATATGTAATTGTTGGAGCTGGCCTTTCCGGTTTAACAATCGCTGAAAGAATAGCTAACCAGCTTAATGAAGAAGTTCTGATTATTGAAAAAAGAAATCATATCGGAGGAAATATTTATGATTTCTATGAAGACGGCATTTTAATACAAAAATACGGACCTCATATCTTCCATACCAATGAAAAAATCGTTTACGAATACCTGTCCGAATTTACTGAATGGTTAGACTATGAACATCACGTTTTAAGTAATGTAGGTGGAAAATTAGTACCTATGCCTATTTGTATTGATACTTTAAATGCTTTATATGGTCTTGATTTAGATGAAGAATCTATGAAAAAATGGATTGAAGAGCATAAAGAAGATATTGATGAAATCAAATCAAGTGAAGATGTTGTTTTAAAAAATGCAGGTCGTGACATTTACAATAAGCTTTTTAAAAACTACACTCAAAAACAGTGGGGAACTTCAGCAGCCAATCTTGACCCTTCAGTAATTTCAAGAATCCCCTTCAGGTTCAATCACGACACAAGATACTTTGAAGACACATATCAGGGAATGCCGAAAGAGGGATTTACCAAAATGTGTGAAAAAATGATTGACAATGATAAAATCAAGGTGGTTCTGAATACTGACTATAAGGATTATTTAAAAGACATAGAATATGATACATTAATCTACACAGGACCTATTGACTATTTCTACAATTACAAATACGGGGAATTATTATACAGATGTCTGAACTTTGTATATGAAGTTTTAGACGAAGATTCCTATCAGGAAGTTGGTGTTGTTAATTATCCAAATCATCCATACTTTACACGTATTACAGAGTTTAAAAAATTAACAATGCAGGATGTTGAAGGCAAAACTGCAATTATGAAGGAATATCCTGGATTCAACGGAGAATTATGCTACCCATATCCTACCCAAGAATACCTTGACAAATTCCAGCAATACAAAAAAGAAATGGATAATGAGGAAAATGTAATATTTGCAGGACGTCTAGCTCAATACAAATACTACAATATGGATTTAGTTGTTAAAAACGCTTTAGAAATATTTGAAACACAAATAAAAAAGAATCATTAA
- a CDS encoding signal recognition particle subunit SRP19/SEC65 family protein: MITVWPQYLDKNLSLNEGRKVSKEIAVEEPKLQDIEKALKRLNLPYSTQKERSYPGKWYEKSGRILVESDKPKLELLKEISLKLQEIKQ; encoded by the coding sequence ATGATTACAGTATGGCCACAGTACTTGGATAAAAACCTCTCTTTAAATGAGGGCAGAAAGGTATCAAAAGAAATAGCTGTAGAAGAACCAAAATTACAGGATATTGAAAAAGCTCTAAAAAGACTTAATTTACCTTACAGCACTCAAAAAGAAAGGTCATATCCTGGCAAATGGTATGAAAAATCAGGACGTATCTTAGTTGAAAGTGACAAACCTAAATTAGAGCTTTTAAAGGAAATTAGTTTAAAACTACAGGAAATAAAACAATGA
- a CDS encoding uroporphyrinogen-III synthase — MSRPIVAITRPADRSKAACKIVEELGGQYVLAPTLDLKPVNSESLKNLIANKDLLDWIVFTSPTTITSLNLFYPDFLKNLDCKVAVIGNKTGKIAGEQGVKVDLIPEDFTAEGLLEEFEKRNITNQTIGIPRTASARPVLPEGLEKLNNKVIVAEAYKSLFPMDEDKINDLIAKIENNEIDAITFTSPLTVTNFFKISKNKEKLADLLSNNLLTVCIGPITGKILDQYNINYIYPDTYTVRDMMELLFKTWRNSHGR, encoded by the coding sequence ATGTCAAGACCCATTGTTGCAATTACAAGGCCTGCTGACAGATCTAAAGCAGCCTGCAAGATTGTTGAAGAGTTAGGAGGTCAATATGTTCTAGCTCCTACTTTAGATTTAAAACCGGTAAATAGCGAATCTTTAAAGAATTTAATAGCTAATAAAGATTTGCTGGATTGGATTGTTTTTACCTCTCCAACTACAATTACTTCCCTAAATCTTTTTTATCCTGATTTTTTAAAAAATTTAGATTGCAAAGTAGCTGTAATTGGAAATAAAACCGGAAAAATAGCCGGCGAACAAGGCGTTAAAGTTGATTTAATACCTGAAGATTTTACAGCAGAAGGTCTTTTAGAGGAATTTGAAAAAAGAAATATTACAAATCAGACCATTGGAATTCCAAGAACTGCTTCTGCAAGACCTGTTCTGCCTGAAGGCTTAGAAAAACTTAACAATAAAGTTATAGTTGCTGAAGCTTACAAATCATTATTCCCAATGGATGAAGATAAAATCAATGATTTGATAGCTAAAATAGAAAATAATGAAATTGACGCAATTACTTTTACCAGTCCTTTAACTGTTACTAATTTCTTTAAAATATCTAAAAACAAAGAAAAATTAGCTGATTTACTTTCCAATAATTTATTAACTGTCTGTATTGGTCCCATTACCGGTAAAATTTTAGACCAGTACAATATTAATTATATATATCCTGATACTTACACTGTTCGTGATATGATGGAGTTATTATTCAAAACCTGGAGAAATTCACATGGAAGATAA
- a CDS encoding SPASM domain-containing protein, with protein sequence MSFTKNNDVDSEDIANKVQTFENIVGSSLVQKLIKAATVKCKKCGKNRLEVAIDYYLGKRSDICLKCRLLVPVIKTVVGNSISIFGMSEKELIDLMQDSYWTKGLVSVIKGLGETGIEKPFVPAAPLQVQWDLTDSELCFEQIHDEIDKLADFGVAHITFIGEVDSTFIKHADDVGMYPCLTGNGFNLEKIDKYVDAGVKFVDISLESVNPQTHNEKLGIDNLWENAVESIKKYNEKDVYVEVSTEVTQDNLLEIPQIIELLKQLGVGWYKLDVVNGDLTDNQRLELFKLIYMENINGDMQILTNDPQLGDVASTIMCNGMNMIPTHFFNLDYDKQAMKELGNYIGSCGAGRFYMAIDGKGNIYPCEYFRDLKIANIRDDLDTMWLNNDILLKLRNRSLLKGKCGCCESKYICGGCRKRAFAENNDYLAEDKNCLKDIKENLLD encoded by the coding sequence TTGAGTTTTACCAAAAATAATGATGTTGACAGTGAAGACATTGCAAATAAAGTACAGACTTTTGAAAATATAGTAGGTAGTTCTCTTGTTCAAAAATTAATCAAAGCAGCAACTGTAAAATGTAAAAAGTGTGGAAAAAATCGTTTGGAAGTTGCAATTGATTATTATTTAGGTAAAAGGTCAGATATCTGTTTAAAATGTAGATTGCTTGTTCCTGTAATTAAAACAGTTGTCGGAAACAGCATCAGTATTTTTGGGATGTCAGAAAAAGAATTGATTGATTTGATGCAGGATTCATACTGGACTAAAGGACTGGTCAGTGTAATAAAAGGGCTTGGAGAAACAGGAATTGAAAAGCCGTTTGTTCCTGCAGCACCTCTTCAGGTTCAGTGGGATTTAACAGACAGTGAACTGTGCTTTGAGCAGATACATGATGAAATAGATAAATTAGCTGATTTTGGAGTTGCACACATTACATTTATCGGAGAAGTTGATTCAACATTCATTAAACATGCAGATGATGTTGGAATGTATCCCTGCTTAACAGGCAATGGATTTAATCTGGAAAAAATTGATAAATATGTTGATGCAGGAGTTAAATTTGTAGACATTTCTCTGGAAAGCGTTAATCCCCAAACTCATAATGAAAAATTGGGAATTGATAATTTATGGGAAAATGCAGTTGAATCCATTAAAAAGTACAATGAAAAGGATGTTTATGTGGAGGTTTCAACAGAAGTGACTCAGGATAATCTTTTGGAAATTCCTCAAATAATCGAGCTTTTAAAGCAGTTAGGTGTCGGATGGTATAAACTGGATGTTGTCAATGGAGATTTGACTGATAATCAGAGACTGGAACTATTTAAGCTAATTTATATGGAAAATATTAACGGGGATATGCAGATACTAACCAATGATCCTCAGTTGGGGGATGTTGCCTCAACAATCATGTGCAATGGAATGAATATGATTCCAACTCATTTTTTTAATTTGGACTATGACAAACAAGCAATGAAAGAACTTGGAAATTATATTGGAAGCTGCGGAGCTGGAAGATTTTACATGGCAATAGATGGAAAAGGGAATATTTATCCATGCGAATATTTCCGTGATTTGAAAATAGCCAATATCCGTGATGATTTGGACACTATGTGGCTAAATAATGATATCTTATTGAAGCTTAGAAATAGAAGCCTTTTAAAAGGAAAGTGCGGATGCTGTGAATCCAAATATATATGTGGGGGATGTCGTAAAAGAGCATTTGCGGAAAATAATGATTATTTGGCTGAAGATAAGAACTGTTTAAAAGATATTAAGGAAAATCTTTTGGATTAA
- a CDS encoding glycosyltransferase family 2 protein: MEDKISIILPIFNVGPHLRGGIDSLINQTIGNENLEIIMVDDCSTDESGKIIDEYDEKYDCCKAIHLEKNTGAANGPRNRGIEECSGDYIMFLDPDDRYTLDACEVLYNAVTKYDADMAFGRFRRIYTYGETIQKSYSPYLDDLKSAYPDETFETANPLNVPDYVWDHILEHALYGKKIQGKYERNSPVDVIHVKSIKEEPDLLKMAPSVWSKIFKRELIMDKNIRYQPFVSGDDLAFTLETLLKADGIVYLNNFMCYDYYVRDLPDDKSITNNVNVRFLSDLMDSYIYARQCTERFSKDIQTISVNPHLIYWMHTWKNSPFTKSENKLLLSKVEKLKRIHKSDLKTKMLLSSMTTAIESAIKIHKE, translated from the coding sequence ATGGAAGATAAAATAAGTATTATTCTACCTATTTTTAATGTCGGCCCTCATTTAAGAGGAGGAATTGATTCTTTAATCAACCAAACAATAGGAAATGAAAATTTAGAAATCATTATGGTAGACGACTGTTCTACTGATGAAAGTGGAAAGATTATTGATGAATATGATGAGAAATACGACTGCTGCAAAGCCATCCACCTGGAAAAAAATACCGGTGCAGCCAATGGTCCCCGTAACAGAGGTATTGAAGAGTGCAGCGGCGATTACATTATGTTTTTAGATCCAGATGACAGATACACATTAGATGCCTGTGAAGTATTATACAATGCAGTAACCAAGTATGATGCAGATATGGCTTTTGGAAGATTCAGAAGAATCTATACTTATGGTGAAACTATTCAAAAATCATATTCCCCTTATTTGGATGATTTAAAAAGTGCATATCCTGATGAAACATTTGAAACAGCAAATCCTTTAAATGTTCCTGATTATGTTTGGGACCACATTCTGGAACATGCACTATACGGTAAAAAGATTCAGGGAAAATATGAAAGAAACAGTCCCGTTGATGTTATCCATGTCAAAAGCATAAAGGAAGAACCTGATTTATTGAAAATGGCGCCTTCTGTATGGAGTAAAATATTTAAAAGAGAACTAATTATGGATAAAAATATCCGTTATCAGCCATTTGTTTCCGGGGACGATTTAGCATTTACCTTAGAAACTCTCCTTAAAGCTGACGGAATTGTATATTTGAATAATTTCATGTGCTATGACTATTATGTACGTGATTTGCCTGATGACAAGTCCATTACCAATAATGTAAATGTCAGATTCCTCAGTGATTTAATGGACTCCTATATTTATGCCAGACAGTGTACTGAAAGGTTTTCCAAAGATATTCAAACAATTTCAGTTAACCCTCACTTAATTTACTGGATGCATACATGGAAAAATTCACCGTTTACCAAAAGTGAAAACAAATTACTGTTAAGCAAAGTGGAAAAACTTAAAAGGATTCATAAAAGCGATCTGAAAACCAAAATGTTATTATCTTCCATGACAACAGCTATTGAATCTGCAATTAAAATACACAAGGAGTAA
- the hypE gene encoding hydrogenase expression/formation protein HypE — MSEDKISMNHGAGGEVMANLISSAVLDNITKKSVNGGISLDALDDGATIPIGDYEIVVTTDGHTIDPLFFPGGDIGRISAAGTINDVSVMGAKPLAISNAIIMQEGFPIADLDRIMKSLNETCEEVDVAVITGDTKVMEQGKIDGIVMVTTGIGIAKKGEIIRDSTLEVGDKIIVTGSLGDHGMSLMSFREGFGFETDLKSDTAPMWNVVKKALDVGGVTAMKDPTRGGFANAINEMASKSGKGVLLHQEAIPIKKEVHAVSEMLGIDPFEVANEGKVVMGVKADKAEEVLEAIKTEEYGKDAAIIGEVIEGDYVVVETPIGGERILEAPIADPVPRVC, encoded by the coding sequence ATGTCAGAAGATAAAATTAGTATGAATCATGGTGCTGGTGGAGAAGTAATGGCTAATTTAATCTCCAGTGCTGTTTTGGATAATATCACTAAAAAAAGTGTTAATGGTGGTATTAGCTTAGACGCTTTAGATGATGGTGCAACTATTCCAATAGGTGACTATGAGATTGTTGTAACTACTGATGGCCATACTATCGACCCGTTATTCTTCCCTGGTGGAGATATTGGTAGGATTTCCGCAGCAGGAACTATTAATGATGTTTCTGTTATGGGTGCTAAACCGCTAGCTATTTCTAATGCGATTATTATGCAAGAGGGTTTCCCTATTGCTGATTTGGACAGGATAATGAAATCCTTAAATGAAACTTGTGAAGAAGTTGATGTTGCTGTTATTACTGGTGATACCAAGGTAATGGAGCAGGGTAAGATTGACGGTATTGTAATGGTAACAACTGGTATTGGAATAGCTAAAAAAGGAGAAATTATTCGCGATTCTACTTTGGAAGTTGGTGATAAAATAATTGTCACAGGTTCTTTAGGTGATCATGGAATGAGTCTCATGTCTTTTAGGGAAGGTTTCGGTTTTGAAACTGATTTGAAATCTGATACTGCTCCGATGTGGAATGTTGTTAAAAAAGCACTTGATGTAGGGGGAGTTACTGCTATGAAAGACCCTACTCGTGGTGGTTTTGCAAATGCAATTAATGAAATGGCTTCAAAATCTGGAAAAGGTGTTTTACTTCATCAGGAAGCAATTCCAATTAAAAAAGAAGTTCATGCAGTTTCTGAAATGTTAGGTATTGATCCCTTTGAAGTGGCTAACGAAGGAAAAGTCGTTATGGGTGTTAAAGCTGATAAGGCTGAAGAAGTTCTTGAAGCAATTAAAACTGAAGAATATGGAAAAGATGCAGCTATTATTGGTGAAGTTATTGAAGGAGATTATGTTGTTGTTGAAACTCCAATTGGTGGGGAAAGAATACTTGAAGCTCCAATAGCTGATCCTGTTCCAAGAGTATGTTAA
- a CDS encoding single-stranded-DNA-specific exonuclease RecJ: MMEIPCGMQEQFLEAKELIESSNDIKIYTHTDCDGICSGAILSIILDRLNKDYEIEFVNLDEIEDLDLDHKLTIFSDLGSGQGVDKNAKDDQKILILDHHPPLRDINYKNDKAYTYLEINPMFYGIDGSYYVCGGGLCYFLAKTFGFKDLSWIGVLSAIGDMQNNKTGHFEGLNEIIQEDAINEGLLKVTKNDLNIYGRSTRPLYVALSYFSDVKLPITNNQQEAKVVLEELGVDEKHNRKTLSEVTEEDKMEIKKFLSRMISKRVPPKYLKYVPKLIVGDAYTFLNEEEGSFLRDGSEFSTAMNACGRNRKEAIGVDIIKGDRLVALDALEEVSKTHKYNLATSISKVADNYHSEIIELDNFQYFDCSDFDEDIASNIIGTITGRVLGYCNWKKPILGFSKPKNNQIKVSLRCSKLLAYDGIHFGNMMREIAKEVGGTGGGHAIACGAYIPNEKKSEFLDKFNRKLQGKIAN, translated from the coding sequence ATGATGGAAATACCATGCGGAATGCAGGAGCAGTTTCTTGAAGCCAAAGAGTTAATTGAATCCAGCAATGACATTAAAATTTATACACACACTGACTGCGACGGAATCTGCTCCGGTGCAATCCTATCTATAATATTGGACCGTTTAAACAAGGATTATGAAATTGAATTTGTCAATCTTGATGAAATAGAAGACCTAGATTTAGACCATAAACTGACAATTTTTTCAGATTTGGGTTCAGGTCAGGGAGTTGACAAAAATGCAAAAGACGACCAGAAAATCTTAATTTTAGACCACCACCCGCCATTAAGAGACATCAACTATAAAAATGACAAAGCATATACTTATTTAGAAATCAATCCAATGTTCTACGGTATTGACGGATCATATTATGTCTGCGGTGGAGGATTATGTTATTTTTTAGCTAAAACATTTGGCTTTAAGGATTTAAGCTGGATCGGTGTTCTGTCAGCTATCGGAGATATGCAAAACAATAAAACAGGACATTTCGAAGGATTAAATGAAATTATCCAGGAAGATGCAATTAATGAAGGTCTTCTAAAAGTGACTAAAAATGATTTGAACATCTACGGACGCAGTACCAGACCGCTATATGTTGCACTATCCTATTTCAGTGATGTCAAGTTACCGATAACTAACAATCAGCAGGAAGCTAAAGTTGTTTTGGAAGAATTGGGAGTTGATGAAAAACACAACAGAAAAACATTATCTGAGGTAACTGAAGAGGATAAAATGGAAATCAAAAAATTTTTAAGCAGAATGATTTCCAAAAGAGTTCCTCCAAAATACCTCAAATATGTTCCAAAATTGATTGTGGGAGATGCATACACTTTTTTAAATGAAGAGGAAGGAAGCTTTTTAAGAGACGGTTCTGAGTTTTCAACAGCTATGAATGCCTGCGGCAGAAACCGAAAAGAAGCTATTGGAGTAGATATTATTAAAGGAGACCGACTTGTTGCTCTTGATGCCTTAGAAGAAGTCAGCAAAACACACAAGTATAATCTGGCCACTTCCATCAGCAAAGTTGCAGACAATTATCATTCCGAAATTATTGAACTTGACAATTTTCAATATTTTGACTGCAGTGACTTTGATGAAGACATAGCTTCCAATATCATCGGTACAATAACAGGTAGGGTTTTAGGTTACTGTAATTGGAAAAAACCTATTTTAGGATTTAGCAAACCTAAAAATAACCAAATCAAAGTCTCACTTAGATGCTCCAAACTCCTTGCCTATGACGGAATTCATTTCGGTAACATGATGCGTGAAATCGCAAAAGAAGTTGGAGGTACCGGAGGAGGCCATGCAATAGCTTGCGGTGCTTACATTCCAAATGAAAAAAAATCAGAATTCCTTGATAAATTTAATAGAAAATTACAAGGAAAAATAGCAAATTAA
- a CDS encoding RDD family protein — translation MASLFTKRIAAYLADFFVVSAFMWIVSFVLYLLANPYSMNSLYSYFPYVVPVLIMVYFVVCEKYKGATVGKALLYLQVRSNNGEYVSWQQAIVRNLTKIYWFPIIFDWAIGKILGKNDRILNSITKTRVFDELR, via the coding sequence ATGGCAAGTTTATTTACAAAAAGGATTGCAGCATATCTTGCTGATTTTTTTGTAGTTTCAGCATTTATGTGGATTGTATCTTTTGTATTGTACCTTCTGGCAAATCCTTACAGTATGAATTCGCTTTATTCATATTTCCCGTATGTAGTGCCTGTTTTGATAATGGTTTATTTTGTTGTATGTGAAAAGTATAAGGGGGCTACTGTCGGTAAGGCTTTATTATATTTGCAGGTCAGGTCAAACAACGGAGAATATGTTTCATGGCAGCAGGCTATTGTCCGTAATTTAACTAAAATATATTGGTTCCCAATAATATTTGATTGGGCAATTGGTAAAATATTAGGTAAAAATGATAGAATTTTAAATTCAATTACTAAAACAAGGGTTTTTGATGAATTAAGATAA
- a CDS encoding DEAD/DEAH box helicase, protein MSDITFDDFEILAEIKKSIKEMGFEEPSPIQELTIPEALKGIDIIGQAQTGTGKTLAFTVPLLQKIFIPDNSPQAIVLCPTRELCIQVAGEIGKIGSHMKKLKILPVYGGQPIGRQIRVLNKGVHVVIGTPGRVLDHIERKTLDLKGISTVVLDEADEMLDMGFREDIEKILRHTPKQRQTLLFSATMPKEIKRITKFYQKKPKHLKVAQSQMTVPEITQYYFETKEKDKLENLTRLIDVYDVNLGLVFCNTKKRVDWVAKNLRNRGYAAEGIHGDMNQKSRDKVMNKFRNGNIEILIATDVAARGIDVPNVEVVVNYDVPQNPEYYVHRIGRTGRAGNMGYAFTFVAGKEIYSLRTIKKVTKSKIKQRKIPSYKEMESIKNTQLMNSVKNSIEKDNLEKYVKLVEGAMEEDFDSVDIAAALLKMVKEN, encoded by the coding sequence ATGAGTGATATAACATTTGATGATTTTGAAATTTTAGCAGAAATTAAAAAATCAATAAAAGAAATGGGTTTTGAAGAGCCAAGTCCAATACAAGAATTAACTATTCCTGAGGCTCTTAAAGGAATTGATATAATAGGACAAGCACAAACAGGTACTGGAAAGACCCTGGCATTTACTGTTCCTTTGCTTCAAAAGATTTTTATTCCTGATAATTCTCCCCAGGCTATTGTTTTATGCCCTACAAGGGAGTTATGTATTCAGGTAGCTGGTGAAATTGGTAAAATAGGTTCACACATGAAAAAACTTAAAATTTTGCCGGTTTATGGTGGTCAGCCTATTGGAAGACAAATTAGAGTATTAAATAAAGGTGTTCATGTAGTTATCGGAACTCCAGGTCGTGTTTTGGATCATATTGAACGTAAAACTTTAGACTTAAAAGGAATTTCAACTGTAGTATTGGATGAAGCAGATGAAATGTTGGATATGGGTTTCAGAGAGGATATTGAAAAAATATTAAGACACACTCCAAAGCAAAGGCAAACACTGCTTTTCTCAGCTACAATGCCTAAGGAAATTAAAAGAATTACTAAATTCTATCAGAAAAAGCCTAAACATTTAAAGGTAGCTCAAAGCCAGATGACTGTTCCGGAAATAACTCAGTACTATTTTGAAACAAAGGAAAAAGACAAACTTGAAAATTTAACTCGTTTGATTGATGTTTATGATGTTAATTTAGGTTTGGTATTTTGTAACACTAAAAAAAGAGTTGACTGGGTTGCTAAAAACTTGAGAAACAGAGGATATGCAGCTGAGGGAATTCATGGAGACATGAATCAGAAATCCCGTGATAAGGTTATGAACAAATTCCGTAACGGAAATATTGAAATTCTGATAGCTACTGATGTTGCTGCACGTGGAATCGATGTACCTAATGTTGAAGTGGTTGTTAACTATGATGTTCCTCAAAATCCTGAATACTATGTTCATAGAATCGGAAGGACAGGCAGGGCAGGTAATATGGGGTATGCATTTACCTTTGTTGCAGGTAAAGAAATCTATAGTTTAAGAACCATTAAAAAAGTAACCAAATCCAAAATCAAACAAAGAAAAATTCCGTCATATAAGGAAATGGAATCTATTAAAAATACTCAGCTAATGAACAGCGTTAAAAACTCTATTGAAAAGGATAATTTGGAAAAATACGTAAAATTAGTTGAAGGAGCTATGGAAGAAGATTTTGATTCTGTAGACATAGCTGCTGCATTATTAAAAATGGTTAAGGAAAATTAA